A window of Caretta caretta isolate rCarCar2 chromosome 13, rCarCar1.hap1, whole genome shotgun sequence contains these coding sequences:
- the NOL4L gene encoding nucleolar protein 4-like isoform X3 gives MNDATWISADQHLNSSLSPSQDESMRSPQNLHSQEDDDSSSESCSGNGSSTLNPSTSSSTQGDSTFPEMNGNGTAAPMDFTASAEDQPINLCDKLPPAHVTPSYQSDSCADGLRSRVKYTAKTTAESPPYSSGSYDSIKTEVSGCPEDLTVGRAPTADEDDDDHDDHEDNDKINDSEGMDPERLKAFNMFVRLFVDENLDRMVPISKQPKEKIQAIIESCSRQFPEFQERARKRIRTYLKSCRRMKKNGMEMTRPTPPHLTSAMAENILAAACESETRKAAKRMRLEIYQTSQDEPIPLDKQHSRDSTAVTHSSYSLPASSYSQDPVYINGSLNYSYRGYGTLGGSLQPPTSLQTGNHSNGPTDLSMKGGASSTAPSNSTSRGMPAAQLSPTEISAVRQLIAGYRESAAFLLRSADELENLILQQN, from the exons ATGATTCCTCATCAGAGAGCTGCAGTGGGAATGGTTCctccaccctgaacccctccacctccagcagCACTCAGGGAGACAGCACCTTCCCGGAAATGAACGGGAATGGAACTGCTGCCCCCATGGACTTCACTGCTTCGGCCGAGGACCAGCCCATCAACCTGTGTGACAAGCTCCCGCCTGCCCATGTCACTCCTTCCTACCAGTCAGACAGCTGTGCCGACGGGCTGCGGAGCCGGGTGAAGTACACAGCAAAGACTACAGCAGAG TCCCCTCCATACAGTTCTGGCAGTTATGACTCCATCAAGACCGAGGTCAGTGGCTGTCCGGAGGACCTGACCGTTGGCAGAGCGCCCACAGCAGATGAAGATGACGACGACCATGACGACCATGAGGATAACGATAAAATAAATGACTCAGAGGGGATGGATCCAGAGCGATTAAAGGCCTTCAAT ATGTTTGTGCGCCTTTTTGTGGATGAGAATCTGGACCGAATGGTTCCCATCTCCAAGCAGCCCAAAGAGAAAATCCAGGCGATCATCGAGTCCTGCAGCCGACAGTTCCCTGAGTTCCAGGAGAGAGCTCGCAAACGCATTCGCACTTACCTCAAATCCTGCCGCCGTATGAAGAAGAACGGCATGGAGATG ACCAGACCCACCCCACCACATCTGACCTCAGCCATGGCAGAAAATATCCTTGCAGCTGCATGCGAGAGTGAAACACGGAAAGCAGCCAAGAGAATGCGGCTGGAGATATATCAGACATCCCAG GATGAGCCAATCCCCTTGGATAAGCAGCACTCCAGAGATTCCACAGCCGTCACGCACTCCTCCTATTCACTGCCAGCTTCGTCTTACTCCCAGGATCCGGTCTACATCAACGGCAGCTTGAACTACAGTTACCGTGGCTATGGGACCCTTGGAGGCAGCCTGCAGCCACCCACTTCACTGCAAACAGGGAACCACAGTAATG GTCCTACTGATCTCAGCATGAAAGGTGGGGCCTCAAGCACAGCCCCTTCTAACAGCACCAGCAGGGGGATGCCAGCTGCCCAGCTGAGCCCCACAGAGATCAGTGCCGTGCGGCAATTGATTGCCGGCTACCGAGAGTCAGCGGCTTTTCTTCTTCGGTCTGCAGATGAACTGGAAAACCTCATTTTACAGCAGAACTGA